Proteins from a genomic interval of Lolium perenne isolate Kyuss_39 chromosome 1, Kyuss_2.0, whole genome shotgun sequence:
- the LOC127319717 gene encoding cleavage and polyadenylation specificity factor subunit 2 — MGTSVQVTPLSGAYGEGPLCYLLAVDGFRFLLDCGWTDHCDPAVLQPLARVAPTIDAVLLSHPDMMHLGALPYAMKHLGLSAPVYATEPVFRLGLLTMYDYFLSRWQVADFDLFTLDDIDAAFQNVVRLKYSQNHLLKDKGEGIVIAPHVSGHLLGGTVWKITKDGEDVIYAVDFNHRKERHLNGTALGSFVRPAVLITDAYNALNNQVYKRQQDQDFIDSMVKVLSNGGSVLLPVDTAGRVLELLLIMEQYWAQRHLVYPIYFLTNVSTSTIDFVKSFLEWMSDSISKSFEHTRDNAFLLRYVSLIINKEELEKLGDAPKVVLASMSSLEVGFSHDIFVDMANEAKNLVLFTEKGQFGTLARMLQVDPPPKAVKVTMSKRIPLVGDELKAYEEEQERVKKEEALKASLSKEEELKASQGSNAKASAPMVVDASLSCKSSNAGSNVGGSVDILIDGFVPPATSVAPMFPFFENTADWDDFGEVINPDDYMMKQDEMDNNLMLGAGDGMDGKLDEGSARLLLDSAPSKVISNEMTVQVKCSLAYMDFEGRSDGRSVKSVIAHVAPLKLVLVHGSAEATEHLKMHCAKNSDLHVYAPQLEETIDVTSDLCAYKVQLSEKFMSNVISKKLGEHEIAWVDAEVGKVDEKLTLLPPSSTPSAHKPVLVGDLKLADFKQFLANKGLQVEFSGGALRCGEYITVRKIGDSNQKGSTGSQQIVIEGPLCEDYYKIRELLYSQFFLL, encoded by the exons GGTTGCCCCAACAATAGATGCTGTTCTTCTGTCTCACCCTGACATGATGCATCTGGGAGCTTTGCCCTATGCTATGAAGCATCTTGGATTATCTGCACCAGTATATGCCACAGAACCTGTGTTTAGGCTTGGACTTCTGACCATGTATGATTATTTCCTATCTCGATGG CAAGTTGCAGACTTTGACTTGTTCACTTTGGATGATATAGATGCTGCATTCCAGAATGTCGTGAGGCTAAAATACTCACAAAACCACCTTCTTAAAG ATAAAGGTGAAGGAATAGTGATTGCACCGCATGTGTCTGGGCATCTGTTGGGGGGTACAGTATGGAAGATAACAAAAGATGGGGAAGACGTCATCTATGCAGTTGATTTCAACCACCGAAAAGAGAG ACATTTGAATGGTACTGCCCTTGGATCTTTTGTACGGCCAGCTGTTTTGATTACTGATGCTTACAATGCCTTGAACAATCAAGTCTACAAAAGGCAGCAGGATCAAGATTTCATTG ATTCAATGGTGAAAGTTCTATCAAATGGTGGTAGCGTGTTACTGCCTGTTGATACAGCCGGTAGAGTGCTAGAACTTCTTTTAATAATGGAGCAG TACTGGGCTCAACGACATTTGGTCTATCCTATCTACTTTCTGACAAATGTTTCTACAAGTACTATTGATTTTGTCAAGAGTTTTCTTGAATGGATGAGCGATTCAATCTCAAAGTCTTTTGAACACACTAGAGATAATGCCTTTCTATTAAG ATATGTTTCACTGATAATTAACAAAGAAGAGCTGGAGAAACTGGGAGATGCTCCAAAG GTGGTTCTAGCGTCCATGTCAAGCTTGGAGGTTGGCTTTTCTCATGACATATTTGTTGATATGGCAAATGAAGCAAAAAACCTGGTGCTTTTTACTGAGAAAGGACAG TTTGGGACTCTTGCTCGCATGCTTCAAGTGGATCCACCCCCCAAAGCTGTAAAAGTGACTATGAGCAAACGAATTCCTTTAGTTGGTGATGAGCTGAAAGcttatgaagaggaacaagaacGGGTAAAAAAGGAAGAAGCGCTAAAGGCTAGCCTCAGCAAGGAGGAGGAGCTAAAGGCTTCTCAGGGATCAAATGCAAAGGCTTCTGCTCCCATGGTCGTCGATGCAAGCTTGTCTTGTAAATCATCCAATG CTGGCTCAAATGTTGGCGGGAGTGTGGATATTCTAATTGATGGATTTGTCCCTCCGGCGACCAGTGTCGCTCCTATGTTTCCTTTCTTTGAAAATACTGCTGACTGGGATGACTTCGGTGAGGTTATCAATCCTGATGATTATATGATGAAACAAGATGAAATGGATAATAATTTGATGCTC GGTGCTGGAGATGGTATGGATGGTAAGCTTGATGAGGGATCAGCACGCCTGCTCCTTgattcggcaccatcaaaagtgaTTTCAAATGAGATGACA GTGCAAGTGAAGTGCTCATTGGCATATATGGACTTTGAAGGTCGGTCCGATGGCCGTTCCGTAAAATCTGTTATTGCTCATGTGGCCCCACTGAAACTT GTTTTGGTGCATGGATCTGCAGAAGCTACTGAACATTTGAAAATGCATTGTGCAAAGAACTCAGACCTGCATGTTTATGCTCCTCAGTTGGAAGAAACAATTGATGTAACATCAGATTTATGTGCTTACAAG GTACAACTTTCAGAGAAGTTCATGAGCAATGTCATATCTAAGAAG TTAGGTGAGCATGAAATTGCGTGGGTTGATGCAGAAGTTGGGAAAGTGGACGAGAAGCTTACTTTGCTACCACCCTCGTCAACTCCATCAGCCCATAAACCAGTTCTTGTCGGTGATCTGAAATTGGCTGATTTCAAGCAATTCCTTGCAAATAAAGGTTTACAG GTCGAGTTTTCTGGGGGTGCTCTACGTTGTGGCGAGTACATCACGGTGCGCAAGATTGGCGATTCTAACCAAAAG GGCAGCACGGGTTCTCAGCAAATCGTGATCGAGGGCCCGCTGTGCGAGGACTACTACAAGATACGCGAGCTCCTCTACTCGCAGTTCTTCTTGCTGTAA